Proteins encoded by one window of Babylonia areolata isolate BAREFJ2019XMU chromosome 8, ASM4173473v1, whole genome shotgun sequence:
- the LOC143284590 gene encoding peroxisomal acyl-coenzyme A oxidase 1-like, giving the protein MAAASNTDAFGISSKEVNADLARERKLVSFNVQELTHVIDGGPEKTKRRKELENLLYSEPIFRDISRLMMERDQTYEQAVLKSVKLFEWSRTYNWSEEDFELAQRLANHDMAMALHHTMFVPAIQRLASDEQKARWLPKVLRYEWIGTYAQTELGHGTNIMELETTATFDPERDEFIMNSPTITSMKWWPGGLGKSSNSAIVLAQLVVKGEKCGLHPFLVSLRSLKDHTPLPGITVGDIGPKMALNSIDNGFLILKNVRIPRENMLMKNAEVTRDGRFISKGVDKANYATMVLVRVKITRWAYEALSDGVTTAVRYSAVRRQSSLQPGGKEEQVLNYQSQQYKVLPALASAYAFLMAFRCLQRFYNQVSSDIMAGNTSQLGELHCQTSAVKAYTSDVTVRMLEICRQACGGHGYLLSGGIGLLCNSILPLVTVEGENSVLYQQTARYLMKQVAKAVVGEPTSSAVQYLRQQSGDDTPHLMIGSVADCLNLDTLLHLYQRMAFSIVTGTARQLQVALEEGTAQHVAWNNNMVGLIRAATVHSQVYVVEAFIGEVRQLSKTASTGVTAVLNSLCQFYALHGIVQNAGNFLASQTLSPDELELIRKAELQVMAAVRRDAVPLVDAFDLHDVSLHSALGCYDGNVYERLCAMAQNSSLNKSQVHPAYHKYLRGLIKEGQRQGQLSKL; this is encoded by the exons AGAACCTTCTATACAGCGAGCCAATATTTCGCGATATCAGCCGGCTGATGATGGAGAGGGATCAAACCTACGAACAAGCTGTTCTGAAAAGTGTCAAACTCTTTGAGTGGTCAAGAACATACAACTGGAGTGAAGAGGATTTTGAACTGGCCCAGCG ATTAGCAAATCATGACATGGCCATGGCCCTTCACCACACCATGTTCGTGCCTGCCATTCAGCGGCTGGCGTCAGATGAGCAGAAGGCAAGGTGGCTGCCCAAGGTGCTGCGCTATGAATGGATCGGCACGTACGCACAGACAGAACTTGGACATG GCACCAACATCATGGAGTTAGAAACGACAGCCACGTTTGACCCCGAGAGAGACGAGTTCATCATGAACAGTCCCACCATTACCTCCATGAAATGGTGGCCCGGTGGAT tggGCAAGTCGTCAAACTCCGCCATAGTGCTGGCGCAACTGGTGGTGAAGGGAGAGAAGTGTGGGTTACATCCCTTCCTTGTGTCGCTCAGGAGTTTGAAGGATCACACTCCATTGCCAg GTATCACAGTGGGAGATATTGGACCTAAAATGGCGTTGAACAGCATCGACAATGGTTTTCTTATCTTGAAAAATGTTCGCATTCCAAGGGAAAATATGTTGATGAAAAACGCAGAG GTGACAAGGGATGGGCGGTTCATTTCCAAAGGGGTGGACAAAGCCAACTACGCCACCATGGTGCTGGTGCGGGTGAAGATCACACGTTGGGCGTATGAGGCACTGAGTGACGGGGTCACCACTGCCGTCAGGTACAGCGCTGTCCGCCGCCAGAGCTCCCTTCAGCCAGG GGGCAAAGAAGAACAGGTTTTGAACTACCAGTCCCAGCAGTACAAGGTGTTACCGGCGCTGGCCTCGGCGTACGCCTTCCTGATGGCATTTCGTTGTCTGCAGCGGTTCTACAATCAGGTGTCCTCCGACATCATGGCCGGCAACACATCGCAGCTAGGGGAG CTTCACTGTCAGACGTCAGCAGTGAAGGCCTACACATCTGACGTGACGGTGCGGATGTTGGAGATCTGTCGTCAGGCCTGTGGTGGTCACGGCTACCTGCTGTCTGGGGGCATCGGGCTTCTGTGCAACAGTATTCTCCCCTTGGTCACCGTGGAGGGAGAGAACTCTGTACTGTATCAGCAGACGGCCAG GTACCTGATGAAGCAGGTTGCCAAGGCGGTGGTGGGGGAGCCCACGTCCAGCGCTGTGCAGTACCTGCGTCAGCAGTCAGGTGACGACACGCCTCACCTGATGATTGGCAGTGTGGCTGACTGTCTTAACCTGGACACGCTCCTGCACCTGTACCAGCGTATGGCCTTCAG CATCGTGACGGGAACAGCCCGACAACTGCAGGTGGCGCTGGAGGAAGGAACAGCCCAACACGTCGCCTGGAACAACAACATGGTCGGCCTCATTCGGGCTGCCACT GTGCACAGTCAGGTGTATGTGGTGGAGGCGTTTATCGGAGAGGTCAGACAGCTCAGCAAAACGGCCAGCACTGGTGTCACAGCCGTCCTCAACTCTCTCTGTCAGTTCTACGCTCTGCACGGCATTGTGCAGAATGCTGGCAACTTTCTGGCA TCGCAGACTTTGTCACCTGATGAACTGGAGCTGATCCGCAAGGCAGAGCTGCAAGTGATGGCCGCTGTTCG ACGTGATGCGGTGCCCCTGGTGGATGCGTTTGACCTGCATGATGTGAGTCTGCACTCTGCTTTGGGTTGCTATGACGGCAATGTGTATGAACGTCTCTGCGCCATGGCTCAGAACAGTTCCCTGAACAAGTCACAG GTCCACCCGGCCTACCACAAGTACCTGCGAGGTCTGatcaaagagggacagagacagggacagctgTCCAAGTTGTGA